Genomic segment of Synergistaceae bacterium DZ-S4:
AAGCAGCAGATATAAGAAAATGCCGGACCTCCTTTTCGGAGTGTCCGGCATTTTCTACAAAGGAGATACTATCCTATCCTTACTTTGATTTTTTCTCAGTGATGTACTTGTCGATAGCCTCGGCAGCATCTTTGCCGGCACCCATAGCAAGGATGACGGTGGCAGCTCCGGTCACTATGTCTCCGCCGGCGTAGACTCCTGGCACCGATGTGGCGCCGGTCTTCGGGTCTGCTTCGATGTATCCCCACTTGTTGAGCTTCATCTCGGGGAACGTTGAGAGAAGGACCTTGTTCGATCCCTGTCCGATAGCCTCGATAGCACAGTCAGCTTCGATGAAGAAATCGCTTCCCTCGACCGGTACGGGACGCCTGCGTCCGGAGGCGTCAGGCTCTCCAAGCTCCATCTGTATGCACTTAACTCCACAAAGCTGGCCTTCGCCGTTATTTACATACTCTGTGGGGTTCGTCAGCCACTTGAAGATGATCCCCTCTTCGACCGCGTGGTGATACTCTTCTATACGTGCAGGCAGTTCCTTAAGGGAACGCCTGTATACGATCGTGACTTCGTCGGCACCTAGCCTCTTTGCCGAGCGGGCCGCATCCATGGCAACGTTTCCTCCGCCTATCACTACGACCTTTCTGAACTTTTTGGTCGGGGTGTCGAAATTGGGAAACTCATAGCCGTGCATGAGGTTGATCCTTGTAAGGTATTCGCTGGCCGAGTAGACACCGTTGAGCGTTGTGCCCGGAACGCCCTGGAAGTGCGGTGCGCCTGCTCCGACTGCGATATAGCATGCGTCGAACTCTTCCATGATCTCCTGCATTGTAATGTTCTTCCCGACGACTGCGTTGCACTCGATCTTAACACCAAGATCCTGCATCGCTTCGATCTCCATCTTTACTATGCTCTTTGGAAGACGGAATTCGGGGATCCCATAGATGAGGACTCCTCCGGCCGCATGGAGTGCTTCAAAAATAGTAACTTCATAGCCCTTCTTGGCGAGATCGCCAGCTACGGTGAGGCCGGAGGGACCGGAGCCGACCACGGCTACTTTGCCTTTGGCCGAGACGGGAGCGTTTGCTGTTTTTGCCTTTTCCTGTGCGTACTTCCAGTCCGCGACCAGACGCTCAAGTTTTCCAATGGCGACGGGCTCAAAACCGGGCATCTTACCTACGGTGCAAAGCTCCTCGCACTGTGTCTCCTGCGGACATACGCGCCCGCAGACGGCAGGAAGGTTCGTATACTTGTCCAGAACCTCGGCCGCCCCTGCCATATCTCCGTCCCTGATACATTTGATGAACCCTGGGATGTCTATTGCTACAGGACATCCTGCCACACATGGTTTCGTCTTGCACTGAAGGCAACGTTCTGATTCCTTCATGCCTTCCTTGACCGAGTAGCCGAGGCATACCTCTCCGAAATTGCTTCTGCGTACCCCCGGATCCTGTTCCTTTATCGGGGTCTTCCACTTGGAAAATGTTACTGCCATGACGGTCCACCTACTTCAGCTTCAAATTTGTCCATGGAGATCTTTTCTTCGTCCTTATACTGGCGCAGACGGCTCATGAATTCGTCCCAGTTGACCTTGTGCCCGTCGAACTCAGGTCCGTCAACACATGCGAAGAAGATCTTGTTGTCTACGGTCACGCGGCAGCATCCGCACATTCCTGTGCCGTCTACCATCAGTGGGTTGAGGGATACTATTATGGGAAGACCCAGTTCCTTTGCCGCCTTTGTACCGAACTTCATCATTATCGAAGGTCCTATGCACCAGCAGCGATCGATCTTCTCGCCGCGCTCGACCACCATTTTCATGGCCTCTGTAACGACGCCCTTCATGCCCTCTGAACCGTCATCGGTGGTGATGATGAGTTCGTCGGAGTATTCAGCGCATTCTTCCTTCATTATCACCAGTTCGGAGGTACGTCCGCCAAGGATCGTTATGACCTTGTTCCCGGCCATTTTGAGTTCCTTGATGATAGGGTAGAGCGCGGCGATGCCGACCCCGCCGCCGATCATGAGGACTGTTCCGTATTTTTCTACCTCGCTGGGTGTCCCGAGCGGACCGGAGATGTCTTTGATACAGTCGCCGACGTTGAGGCATGACATTGCAGCCGTAGTCTTGCCGACTACCTGGAATATGAGGCGGATAAGCCCCTTTTCCTTGTCATAGTCAGCTATCGTGAGAGGGATCCTCTCTCCGTGGTCGTCAACGCGAAGAACGACGAACTGGCCGGCCTTAGCGTGCTTTGCAATACGCGCGGCCTCTACCCAGATGTCAAATTCTTTGGGTGCGATCTTTTGTTTAGAAACGATTTTGAACATAACGTACCTCCTCTAAAGTTTCTTTAAAAAAACTCTATTTTGTAAATTTATAAACAGACGCCGTTAAATCTATCTCAATTTGTGAATAATTGCAACATCTAAAAGCGGACAAAAACAAACCACCCAAAAGAGAAATAATGCAACAATGGTTCGGGATAATCTTCGGGGAAGGATTAAATTACCTTCCTCTTCTAAATAATCGGTGAGATTGGCGTTATAATTATTTGTAACGCTTTGGGGGCTAATATAAGAGAGGAAGTGTGAGAACATGGAAGTGAAAGTATTCTCTACAAATACCTGTCCTTGGTGTGATAAGGCGAAGGAGTATCTTTCGTCGCTCAACGTCGAATATGATGTGATAAACGTGGCCGGTGACAAGGCTGCCGCGATGGAGCTCGTCAAAAAGACGAGACAGATGGGAGTTCCTGTGATACAGGTCGGAGAAAAGTACATAGTAGGTTTTGATCAGCTTAAGATCAACGATGCGCTTAAAGAAGCCGGGCTGCTGAAATAAAGACAATACTGGCCCCAAAAGGGAGTGCTTTCATGGAAAAGCTGTCGATATCGTATAATTTCGGAGGGGCTTTGGGCTGCTGCGGCCCCTCTTTTGAGGATTTCAAAAAGAGAAACGAAGGAGCCTGTGCCGAAGCCGCCGAATGGCTTAAAGTGACCCCTTCAGTAACTGAAGGTCATGGATGGATGGACCTTCCGGAGACAGATACGACAGAGATCAAAAAAACTGCAGAATGGCTGAAAGGCTATGACTCGATCATCCATGTCGGCATAGGCGGCTCTGCACTGGGAAACCTGATGCTGAACCAGACCCTGCTTGGCGACTATTATAACCGTGGGGGGGCGAAGCCCAAATTCCATCTTGCCGACAACCCGGACCCGACAAAGGCCCGCGCCATATGGGAAGAAGTGAAGGGCGGAAGAGTTGCACTGGTGGGGGTAAGCAAATCCGGTGCAACGGCTGAGACCATGTCCCAGTTCCTGTGGTTCAGGAATGAAATGACCATACTCAGAGGCAGGGCCGACGATGACATACTTGTGATAACCGACCCGGAAAAGGGCATATTCCGCTCGTTCGCGGGAAGCTCGGGGTGCAAGGTGATGGACCTTCCCGCCTCAGTGGGAGGAAGGTACTCTGTCCTATCCGCAGCAGGACTTATCAGCGCTGCGGCAGTTGGCATCGATATAGACGCCCTTCTGAAGGGCGCTGGCATTATGAAAAAGATACTTCTTGAAAATACCTCCATAGAGAGCAATCCGGCATGGCTGGCTTCATCTTTGCATTATTACCACGAAAAAATGGGAAGGCCCATGGCAGTAATTATGCCCTATTCCAGCAGGATGGCCTTTTTCGCGGAGTGGTTCGCCCAGCTTTGGGGCGAAAGCCTTGGAAAAGAGGGCAGGGGAACAACGCCCGTAAGAGCGCTTGGGGCGACAGACCAGCATTCACAGGTACAGCTCTACACAGAGGGCCCCGACGACAAATTTTTCACTATAATCAATATTAAAGACCACGGAGATAAGATATGTGTTCCACCGGTGGACTGCGAGGCGCTGAGTCTCCTCTCCTACCTTGACAACTCCGAGATAGGCGAAATGCTCGGACTTGAAGCAATGAGCACCGCTGCGGCCATTGTAAAGGCGGGACGTCCGCTGGTATGGATAGAAATGCGAAAGATGGATGCTCTGACACTTGGCGCCCTGATATTCTATTACGAGTTTATGACAGCAATGACCGGAAAGATGATGGATATAGACCCCTTTGACCAGCCCGGTGTCGAGCAGGGGAAGAAATACACTTACGGCCTGATGGGGCGCGGCGGGTATGAAAAGGATGCAGCAGAGGCAAAAGAGTGGTTTCGAAAGATTTCAGACTTTAGCCTTAATATCTGAAGAAGATCTTGGGGATAACACCGGACGTCCTTATCGAGATGAAAAAAGCCCGGAAATTATCCGGGCGGATTTTATTCTAACATAGCATGCATCGTTGATCTGCGTTTTGCCTGGGAAAGAGTTGGATCTTCCTTCAGTCGGATATTTTCAGTCTGATGAACTCTCCCTGGAGGTTCCAGCTCTTTTCCTGGATACTGCTGAACTCTCCGGGCTGTTTCCACGGCAGCATATTTGCAACGCCAAACGCGTCAACTACTGCAATGAACCTTGAACCGCTGTCATCGATATAAAGGTAGACGCCTTCGGGTTGTTGTTTTGCCATAATGTCACTGCCTCCGTATAAAATATCCGTTCCGAACTCCTTATATGTTACTACATTGAGGCGGTTCAGACCAGTTGACCTTTTATCAGGTTTTATAAATAGGTTTGGGAGAGGATGCTATGAGTCTCATTTTTTTTAGTTGGCTAACCTTTGTAGTGCTTGTAATTTCTCCCGGTATTATAGCGTTCCTTATTTCCGGGCGAAAGAAAAGCAGATCCTGACAGGAGCATTTTGCTGCTGATGTCGCCGCTGATATACTACCTGCTTGCTTTCGGAGCATATACGATCTCAATAATTCTGATCACGGGACAGTCTTTTGCCTGGAAAGAAACACGGCTTTCTTTTTATCTGGGGGGTCGCAGATTCTCCTCTTTCCCTACCACAGCGACCTTCTGTGCCACGTGGATGAGTCCGCTCTCTTTGGTAGGATACAGCATGTGGCTCTACAGCGATGGTTATGTTGCGTTTCTTGCCTCCGTCAACGGATGGATACTTGGGCTGCTGTTTTTCCCGTTCATAGTCAAAAGGCTCAGGCTCAAGCGTGTCCTCTCTCTTCCCGAATGGCTTGAAAAAACATACGGAGACATAAGGGTCCGGAAACTCGTTGCGCTTACGATGATATTTTTGTACACCTTATATCTGGTGATCCAGTTCAGGGCATTCGGTATAATAGTCTCATACATGCTCGATATACCTTCAGGCTTCACTTCTACTTCCCTCATATACCTCTTCGTGCTTTACACGACTTTCGGGGGATATATCTCTGTTGTTAGGAGCGATATTCTCAACCTTTTCCTAATAATCCTGGGAGTGACGGCGGCGGCGGCATTTTCCATGCCTTCGGGTTTTTCTCTGAACGCAGCGGCAGACGTTTTGTTGATGAAAGACCATCTGGATACGGTGAAATCATTGAGTTATTCTGAGATTTTTTCTGTTTTTGCCATAATGCTCTCATGGGGACTCGGAGTAGCAGGAAACCCCCAGTACGCAGTCAGAATACTGGCATGCCGCACTGAAAAGGATGCATATAAGACCATAGCTGCGTCTCCGTTCATAGTGGGATGGATATATATATGCGTGACTTTTTTCATTTTGGTTTGCAGGTCTTATTATCCCGTCATCACAAACCTTGAGGAAACCCTTTCATTCGCGAAACTGGGGCAGTTTCTGCCGCCATTTGCCAGTGCAGCCCTTCTTGTCGGGGTAATTGCCGCGGCAGTCAGTACTGCAAATTCGCAGCTTTTGCTGGCAGCCTGCTCCTTATGCTATGATCTTTTCCCGATCAAAATGGAAGAAGGCAGCACAGACAGTCTCGAATATTATGAAGACAGGTTTCTTGTGATAAACAGAATAGCCATAACAGTCATCGCTTCGGCTGCGCTGTTTCTTTCCCATGCCGGACTGCCCGGTTATCTGATGCTCGGACGTATAAGTTGGACACTTGTGGCTATCTGTTTTTTCTTTCCGCTTTTTTTACCCTCCTGGATAATAAAGGAAAAACTGTTCTTTGTTTTGAGTACAGCACTTTCGGTCCAGTGTTTTTTTGTCTTTGCCGCTGAGATCAGCCCCGAGAATGCCATGCTTGCTGTTTTGATGCTGGAGGCACTTCTCTTTAAAATGTTCAAATGCTCCTCGCTGGAAATGGACAGCGAAATTACTTATCAGGAAAGACAGGGAAGCCATGCTGAACAAATACAGCCTTGAGACCCTGATGAAATGGATCTTCATGTCACTGGCTATCTCAATGGTAGCGCTTACGCTGGGTGCCAGGCTTCACCAGAGTTATGCCGAGAAAAAAAAGACTGCCGGTGAATTCGGCAGAGAGTTATCTGTAATATACGATGAAAGGAAATATTCTCTTCCAAAAGAGATCGTGATGGGACAGCTGGGACCTTTCTGGAGGGAATCCCTGCCGGATGAAAAACCTGAGCTGGTGATCAATAACGGAGGCGAGATGCTCGGATTCAATCTCGACCTCAAAAGCATAATCATTGCTCTTGTTGAAGAGGAAAGATATCTTATGCTTGTAGGCCTGCTCGGCCTTATTGCAGCTGTGGAACTGGCAGTGCTCTTATCTTATATGCTGACCCGCCCTCTAAGGCGCCTCGCCTGGGGATGCAGGCAGATCGCACAGGGAAGCCGTGTGAAAATAAGGCACAACGCGCTGAGTCCCTACGAATTCCATGAGCTTACAGACAGCTTTAATGAGATGGCAAGTGAACTGGAAAGATGGAAAGAGGTCCAAAGGCAGGTAAGCAGGATGGACAGGCTGGCGGCGCTTGGTGAGATGATCTCGGGCCTGTCGCATGAAATAAGAAATCCTCTTGCAAGCATAAGGATACAGCTGGATCTTTTGCGCATGGAGCTGGATGTTGTTTCAGACAGCCGGGGATCGGACGCGGAAAATGATATTTCCGATGCAAAGGAATATATTTCCATACTTGACCATGAGATAGACAGGCTGAACAGGACAGTGACCCAACTCCTCTCGTTCGTAAGGCCAAGGCAGCCAATGATGGCAAAGGTCCTGCTGGACGACGTTCTCCCATGGTGCATTTCGATGCTGAAGCCTCAGGCGGAAAAAGAGGGAATAGAACTTATTACCCGTAAGTTAGACAGCGGTGTTACGGTGCAGGCTGACAACGAAATGCTGCAGCATGTGATAATGAATCTTTCCCTCAATGCTATCCAGTCCATGTCATCGCAGGAGTCCGGAGGGAAGAAGGTCCTTTCAATAGCCACCGGCTCTTCGGCAACAGGCCGAGGGACAAATAAATTTGGAATGGTAAGGGTCAGCGACACAGGCCCGGGAATACCCGCTGAAATACAGCACAGGATATTCGACCCTTTCTTTACGACCCGTCAGGATGGGACCGGATTGGGACTCAGTATCGTACAAAGGATCGTTGATGGTATTGGGGGGACACTTTCACTGGATACTTCTTCAGAGGGAACGATTTTCAATATCTTCATTCCCCTTGCAGAAGATGTGCCATGCGGTGCCGACCTTCAGCCTATGGAGGTGAGAACAGATGAACATATGGATAGTTGATGACGAGGTCAATCTTGCGAACGGGCTCAAAAAGGCTTTTGAAAAGAGCGGTTTCAGCGCGAAGGCCGTCAAATCGATAAATGAGCTCCACCATCTTCTCGCAGCCGAGATACCGGCGGTCATATTCCTGGATCAGCGCCTTCCTGACGGAAACGGGATAGAGGTTCTGCCTGCGATACTTCAGCAGTATCCGAGATGCAAGGTCATCCTGATGACGGCCTTCGGTGATTCAAGACTGGTAGTGAAAGCTATACAGGAGGGGGCATACAACTATCTGGATAAGCCTTTCCCGTTTGATGCGGCAAAAAACATGCTGGAAAGGGCAATTGAGTCGATAAGGTTCAGGAATCAGGCAGAATTTCTCCTTTCTGAAGGCCCTAACCGGCTGCTCGGCTCCTCAAACGAAATGCACAGGATCAGGGATACCATTTTGAAGATAGCCCGGCATCAGGATATTTCAGTGTTGCTGCAGGGTGAAAGCGGAACTGGCAAAGAGGTGGCTGCCAGAATGATCCATCACGCATCAAACTGCAAGGGTGATTTTGTTGCGCTCAACTGTTCTGCGATACCGGAGTCACTTCTTGAATCAGAGCTCTTCGGCTATCGGAAGGGAGCCTATACCGGAGCTGATACCGACAAGCAGGGACTTATTGAGATAGCGGACAAGGGTACACTTTTTCTGGATGAGATAGGAGACATGCCCCTCAGCCTTCAGAGCAAGCTCTTCAGGTTCCTTGACCAGAGGTCCTTCAGACCCCTTGGAAGCACAAAGGAAAAGAACGTGAGCCTCAATCTCATCTGTGCCACATGCATAGATCTCGAGAAATATGTAAGGGAAGAGAAGTTCAGGAAAGACCTTTACTTCAGGATCTCAGTCATACCCATAACGATACCTCCTCTGAGGGAGAGGGACAAAGACGTGCTTGAACTTGCCTCCTTTTATCTCGCAGAATTCTCCAAAAGGCTTGGCAAGAGCGCAGCCGCCTTTACAGATGATGTAAAAGACGTCTTTCTGAATTATTTTTGGCCGGGCAACGTAAGGGAACTCAGGAACCTTATCGAGAGGATACTCATCCTTAAGGAAAATTCAGACAGCACGGTGCGCCTTGCGGATCTTCCGGCGGAAATGCTTGAGATGCAGCAGCAAGGCACAGCAGGCATTCCTGCGGCCCATCTCTGCTGCGGATCTCTTCCCGAAACGATGGACAAGATAGAACGTGAAATGATAGAGTCCGCCCTGGCAAGGTGTATGGGAAGCCGGACCCAGACCGCAGCTGAACTGGGTATTTCAAGGTTCTCACTCCTAAGAAGGATGCAAAGGCACGGACTTGACTGACAACAGGCTTGTACAGAAGCCGAAGTTAAGTGTAAAAGGCAGGCTTGATCCAAAAGTAATGCTTGGGGCAAACCTGCTTTTTGTGCCCTTGGAAGACCTGACCGAAAAGTGCCGGAACATCCTTGGGGAAAACCCATTCTTTAGTTTTGTCCCCCCGGGATGGCAGAGCAGCGCGGTGGATATAGACGAACTGGATGAAAACGCTCTCCCTGCTCGGCAGAGCCTTGAAGAACACCTCTCCATTCAGACGGCTACATGTCCCAAAGTCGGCACCCTTCCCCATCCATTTTCGTCGGCAGGATTCTGGTCTTCGTTCCTTGACGGAAAAGGTTATTTGAACACTTCAGCGGATGAGATAGCGGTAATGATGGGTGTAAGCAGGAATCAGGCTATCGATTACATCACGTCACTTCAGGGCTATGTCGATCCGCCTGGACTCTTTGCATCGGATCTGAGGGAATGTCTGCTGATACAGCTGGAAAGGGCAGGTCTTAAGGGAAGCCTTCAGTGGTCGATACTGAAGGATGGTCATGAGCTGCTTGCAGAAGGCCGTATCTCGGAGCTTTCAAAGAAAATGGGGTGTGCCAGGGAAGAGACAGAAGAGGCGCTGGAAAGGATCAGAAAACTGGACCCATCGCCGGGATCTGGATTTTTGACCACATCTCCTGTATATCCCGAAATAGAATTTGTAATAAATAAGGGAGCCCCTCTCCCGAAACTTCTGCTGCAGAACTTGCCATCTATAAAGAACAACTTAGACGAAATGCCTATGACCATCAACAACATTCTTGAAGAAAAATGGATCTCCCCGCTCTGGTCCAGAGCAAAATACGCACTGATAAGGCTGGGGATGAGATACAGGACTCTGATCAGGATTTCCCTTCTGATCTCGGATATCCAGTCGGAGTATCTCAGAGGCGAGAAAGAGACGCCTTCCCCGCTGACTTATGAATATGCCGCGCGAAAGCTTGGACTCAATACTTCGACAGTCTTCCGTTCGATAAACAATACCAGGTGCCGTGCTTTTGGAAGGACTATAAGAATGGAGGCTTTTTTTTCCAGGGGACTCTCTTCAAGACCTGACATCAGCGTGGAGGACCTCAGGTCAATGATCAGGGACCTCAATCAAAATGGGAAAAATGACCGTATGATAGGTGAGATCCTTTCCCTGCCTACCAGGACCGTTGCATACCACAGAAAAAGAATGGGTTTGCGGAAGGCAGAGGTCAAATAGTTGAATATGCACAACAGTGAGAAATGTGTGCATTCTTTACAGATGTGCGAAAAACGCACAGAACATAGACGTTCTTCGAAACCCAGAGGATATCCACCTTCAGATATTGCTTTTCTTTCAGCGTCGAAATAAACTTTTTCCCTAATAAAACTACCCAAAATTCATTACATTAGATTTTCTTTAACTTATTTGGGTATATCCATATTTTCTGCCGGTTATGGCAACTTTTTTGCATGTAATAGGTTAGGCGTTATAGCTTACTAATCTATGGAGGTGTTCAATTATGGCAGAAAAGAAAAATGATCCGGGTTCAGCAGCAAGTGTTCTTATTGGTGCAGCATTTTTGATGGCGACTTCGGCGATAGGGCCGGGGTTTCTTACACAGACAGCTGTCTTTACGGACAAGCTTAAAGCGGCGTTTGCTTTCGCAATTTTGGTTTCG
This window contains:
- the gltA gene encoding NADPH-dependent glutamate synthase, encoding MAVTFSKWKTPIKEQDPGVRRSNFGEVCLGYSVKEGMKESERCLQCKTKPCVAGCPVAIDIPGFIKCIRDGDMAGAAEVLDKYTNLPAVCGRVCPQETQCEELCTVGKMPGFEPVAIGKLERLVADWKYAQEKAKTANAPVSAKGKVAVVGSGPSGLTVAGDLAKKGYEVTIFEALHAAGGVLIYGIPEFRLPKSIVKMEIEAMQDLGVKIECNAVVGKNITMQEIMEEFDACYIAVGAGAPHFQGVPGTTLNGVYSASEYLTRINLMHGYEFPNFDTPTKKFRKVVVIGGGNVAMDAARSAKRLGADEVTIVYRRSLKELPARIEEYHHAVEEGIIFKWLTNPTEYVNNGEGQLCGVKCIQMELGEPDASGRRRPVPVEGSDFFIEADCAIEAIGQGSNKVLLSTFPEMKLNKWGYIEADPKTGATSVPGVYAGGDIVTGAATVILAMGAGKDAAEAIDKYITEKKSK
- a CDS encoding sulfide/dihydroorotate dehydrogenase-like FAD/NAD-binding protein, translating into MFKIVSKQKIAPKEFDIWVEAARIAKHAKAGQFVVLRVDDHGERIPLTIADYDKEKGLIRLIFQVVGKTTAAMSCLNVGDCIKDISGPLGTPSEVEKYGTVLMIGGGVGIAALYPIIKELKMAGNKVITILGGRTSELVIMKEECAEYSDELIITTDDGSEGMKGVVTEAMKMVVERGEKIDRCWCIGPSIMMKFGTKAAKELGLPIIVSLNPLMVDGTGMCGCCRVTVDNKIFFACVDGPEFDGHKVNWDEFMSRLRQYKDEEKISMDKFEAEVGGPSWQ
- a CDS encoding glutathione S-transferase N-terminal domain-containing protein; its protein translation is MEVKVFSTNTCPWCDKAKEYLSSLNVEYDVINVAGDKAAAMELVKKTRQMGVPVIQVGEKYIVGFDQLKINDALKEAGLLK
- a CDS encoding glucose-6-phosphate isomerase is translated as MEKLSISYNFGGALGCCGPSFEDFKKRNEGACAEAAEWLKVTPSVTEGHGWMDLPETDTTEIKKTAEWLKGYDSIIHVGIGGSALGNLMLNQTLLGDYYNRGGAKPKFHLADNPDPTKARAIWEEVKGGRVALVGVSKSGATAETMSQFLWFRNEMTILRGRADDDILVITDPEKGIFRSFAGSSGCKVMDLPASVGGRYSVLSAAGLISAAAVGIDIDALLKGAGIMKKILLENTSIESNPAWLASSLHYYHEKMGRPMAVIMPYSSRMAFFAEWFAQLWGESLGKEGRGTTPVRALGATDQHSQVQLYTEGPDDKFFTIINIKDHGDKICVPPVDCEALSLLSYLDNSEIGEMLGLEAMSTAAAIVKAGRPLVWIEMRKMDALTLGALIFYYEFMTAMTGKMMDIDPFDQPGVEQGKKYTYGLMGRGGYEKDAAEAKEWFRKISDFSLNI
- a CDS encoding sodium:solute symporter family protein translates to MSPLIYYLLAFGAYTISIILITGQSFAWKETRLSFYLGGRRFSSFPTTATFCATWMSPLSLVGYSMWLYSDGYVAFLASVNGWILGLLFFPFIVKRLRLKRVLSLPEWLEKTYGDIRVRKLVALTMIFLYTLYLVIQFRAFGIIVSYMLDIPSGFTSTSLIYLFVLYTTFGGYISVVRSDILNLFLIILGVTAAAAFSMPSGFSLNAAADVLLMKDHLDTVKSLSYSEIFSVFAIMLSWGLGVAGNPQYAVRILACRTEKDAYKTIAASPFIVGWIYICVTFFILVCRSYYPVITNLEETLSFAKLGQFLPPFASAALLVGVIAAAVSTANSQLLLAACSLCYDLFPIKMEEGSTDSLEYYEDRFLVINRIAITVIASAALFLSHAGLPGYLMLGRISWTLVAICFFFPLFLPSWIIKEKLFFVLSTALSVQCFFVFAAEISPENAMLAVLMLEALLFKMFKCSSLEMDSEITYQERQGSHAEQIQP
- a CDS encoding ATP-binding protein, which translates into the protein MLNKYSLETLMKWIFMSLAISMVALTLGARLHQSYAEKKKTAGEFGRELSVIYDERKYSLPKEIVMGQLGPFWRESLPDEKPELVINNGGEMLGFNLDLKSIIIALVEEERYLMLVGLLGLIAAVELAVLLSYMLTRPLRRLAWGCRQIAQGSRVKIRHNALSPYEFHELTDSFNEMASELERWKEVQRQVSRMDRLAALGEMISGLSHEIRNPLASIRIQLDLLRMELDVVSDSRGSDAENDISDAKEYISILDHEIDRLNRTVTQLLSFVRPRQPMMAKVLLDDVLPWCISMLKPQAEKEGIELITRKLDSGVTVQADNEMLQHVIMNLSLNAIQSMSSQESGGKKVLSIATGSSATGRGTNKFGMVRVSDTGPGIPAEIQHRIFDPFFTTRQDGTGLGLSIVQRIVDGIGGTLSLDTSSEGTIFNIFIPLAEDVPCGADLQPMEVRTDEHMDS
- a CDS encoding sigma-54 dependent transcriptional regulator, with product MNIWIVDDEVNLANGLKKAFEKSGFSAKAVKSINELHHLLAAEIPAVIFLDQRLPDGNGIEVLPAILQQYPRCKVILMTAFGDSRLVVKAIQEGAYNYLDKPFPFDAAKNMLERAIESIRFRNQAEFLLSEGPNRLLGSSNEMHRIRDTILKIARHQDISVLLQGESGTGKEVAARMIHHASNCKGDFVALNCSAIPESLLESELFGYRKGAYTGADTDKQGLIEIADKGTLFLDEIGDMPLSLQSKLFRFLDQRSFRPLGSTKEKNVSLNLICATCIDLEKYVREEKFRKDLYFRISVIPITIPPLRERDKDVLELASFYLAEFSKRLGKSAAAFTDDVKDVFLNYFWPGNVRELRNLIERILILKENSDSTVRLADLPAEMLEMQQQGTAGIPAAHLCCGSLPETMDKIEREMIESALARCMGSRTQTAAELGISRFSLLRRMQRHGLD